The Deltaproteobacteria bacterium genome contains a region encoding:
- the thiI gene encoding tRNA 4-thiouridine(8) synthase ThiI — protein MAEERNSIVVHYDEIGLKGKNRPRFEYRLMRNIRQALRGLVPVKTERLYGRLLVTVEDEFPWDPVAQRIGRIFGISYFARAFEGPPDLERVKEILREHLPQTGYGSFAIDTKRGDKTFHLTSPEINRELGAFVQAETGKPVDLKNPDLRISVEWLHDRVLLFFNRIEGPGGLPVGASGRVVGLISGGIDSPVAIYQMMKRGCEVVFVHFHSFPFTGRASQRKVIDLVKELGRFRQTSKVYLVPFAELQREVAARTPARYRIILYRRFMLRLAERIAQGEGAKAIVTGESLSQVSSQTLSNLVTVDHAVGMPVIRPVIGLDKREIIDLAQRIRTYSISIQPHDDCCGFLMPRWPSTRSTPQELQGVEKELDVAGLVDAALERAECRSLPP, from the coding sequence ATGGCAGAAGAACGTAACAGCATAGTGGTTCACTACGACGAAATCGGCCTTAAAGGGAAGAACAGGCCTCGCTTTGAGTACAGACTGATGAGGAATATCAGGCAGGCTCTCAGGGGACTGGTGCCGGTCAAGACGGAGAGACTCTACGGCAGGCTCCTGGTCACTGTTGAAGATGAATTCCCCTGGGACCCGGTGGCCCAGAGGATCGGCCGGATCTTCGGGATTTCCTATTTTGCGAGAGCCTTTGAAGGTCCCCCGGACCTGGAGAGGGTGAAGGAGATCTTGAGGGAGCATCTTCCTCAGACGGGCTACGGGTCCTTTGCTATTGACACGAAGCGAGGCGACAAGACCTTTCACCTTACCTCCCCTGAAATAAACCGGGAATTGGGCGCCTTTGTCCAGGCCGAGACGGGAAAGCCGGTGGATCTGAAGAACCCCGACCTTCGAATCTCCGTGGAATGGCTTCACGACCGGGTGCTCCTTTTCTTCAACAGGATCGAGGGACCCGGCGGACTGCCGGTCGGTGCCAGCGGGCGGGTTGTGGGCCTCATCTCCGGCGGGATCGATTCGCCGGTGGCGATCTACCAGATGATGAAGAGGGGGTGCGAGGTGGTGTTTGTCCATTTTCACAGCTTTCCTTTTACCGGGAGGGCCTCCCAGCGAAAGGTGATCGACCTCGTCAAGGAACTCGGCCGTTTCCGTCAGACCTCGAAGGTCTATCTTGTCCCCTTTGCCGAACTCCAGAGAGAGGTTGCCGCAAGGACCCCTGCCCGTTACAGGATTATTCTGTACAGGCGATTCATGCTCCGGTTGGCCGAGAGGATCGCTCAGGGGGAGGGGGCCAAGGCGATTGTAACGGGAGAGAGCCTGAGTCAGGTCTCCTCTCAGACCCTCTCGAATCTGGTTACAGTGGATCACGCGGTAGGTATGCCGGTGATTCGGCCCGTGATCGGCCTTGACAAGAGGGAGATTATCGACCTGGCGCAGAGAATTCGGACCTACTCCATCTCGATCCAGCCTCATGACGACTGCTGCGGATTTCTCATGCCCAGATGGCCCTCGACGCGATCCACCCCCCAGGAACTCCAAGGGGTGGAAAAGGAGTTGGATGTGGCGGGTCTGGTGGATGCCGCACTGGAGCGGGCCGAATGCCGGAGCCTTCCCCCATGA